The genomic window TGCTCGGCGGGACCTTCCGCGCCGGCGAGGCCCGGCAGATGACCCGGGTCATGCCGTCCTTCGGGCTGATGGCGAGGAACACGGGCAACATCATCCGGTCGGCCCTCATCGGCGTGGGCATCGGGGCCGTGCCCGGCATCGGCGAGGACGTGGCGGCGTGGATGGCCTACGGGGCGGCGAAGAACGCCTCGAAGGAGCCCGGGAAATTCGGCACCGGCGTCTACGAGGGCGTGATCGCCACGGAGACGGCCAACAACTCCTGCATCGGCGGGGCCATCATCCCCCTGCTGAGCCTCGGGATCCCGGGCAGCCCGCCGGCGGCGATGCTGCTGGGGGCCCTCATGCTCCACGGGGTCACCCCCGGTCCCATGCTCTCCATCGAGCACCCGAATTTCATCCTGCAGGTGACGGCCATCCTGTTCCTGGCTTCCATCGCCATGTGGGTCATCGGGATCGTCCTGGCCCGCCAGGTGGTCAAGGTGCTGCGCTTCCCCCCGCAGGTCTTCATGCCCGTCGTGGCCGTGCTGTGCATCATCGGCTCCTACGGCCTCGGCCTCAACCTCTTCAACCTCTACGTCATGCTCCCCGTCGGGATCGTCGCCTACTTCATGACGGAGATGAAATACCCCATCGCGCCGCTCGTCATCGGCTACATCCTCGGGCCCATGGCCGACGAGAACCTGCGGCGGGCGCTCATGATCTCGCACGGCAGCTTTCTGCCCATGTTCACCCGGCCCGTCTGCCTGATCCTGCTCACGGTCATCCTGCTGACCATTCTGAGCCAGATGGGTCTCTTCCGATGGCTCAAGGGGCGGCTCCGGGCGAAGAACCCCGGCATGTAGGGGTTTCGGGGGCAGGGGGACGGCGGCCCTTCGCAAGGCGGGTGGGAAAACGAAGAGGGCTGCCCGAGGCGGGAAGCCCTCTTTTTCGCGCTACCTTGTCGGCCCGTCAGCCGTAGATCTCGGGGTTGAGGCAGTCGGGGGGCCGCTCGCCTCTCAGCATCGCCAGCAGGTTGGTTGCAGCCTTGACGGACATGCCCGAGCGCGACGACCGCGTGGCCGAGGCGGTGTGGGGGGCAAGGACCACGTTCGTGAGCTCCGCCAGGCCGGGCACCATCTTCGGCTCGAACTCGTAGACGTCGAGGGCGGCCCCGGCGATGACGTTTCGGCGAAGCGCCTCCACGAGCTCGGCCTCGTTGATGACGGCCCCGCGGGACGTGTTGATCAGGTAGGCCGTAGGCTTCATCATGGCGAGGGTCCTCGCGTTGAAGAGGTGCCGCGTGGAGGGCATCAGGGGCACGTGGACGCTCACGAAATCCGATTCCCGCAGCAGCTCCTCGAAGGGGACCTTTTGTGCACCCAATTCCTTTTCGAGTACGGGGTTGGCAACCTCGTCGGTGTAGAGGACCCTCATGGCGAAGCCCTTCGACATGAGGGCCATGGCCGTGCCGATCCTCCCCGCCCCGACGATGCCGAGGGTCTTCCCCGTGACGTCGCCGCCGATGAACTGCATGGGGCCCCAGCCGGGCCATGTGCCCGAGCGCATGACCTTTTCCGACTCGATGAGCCGCCGGGCGACGGCGAACAGCAGCGCCCAGGCCATCTCCGCCGTGGCGAGCGTGAGCACGCCGGGCGTGTTCGACAGCGGGATCTTCCGCTCCGTGGCGGCCTTGACGTCCAGGTTGTCGAACCCGACCGCGTAGTTGGCGAAGCCCTTGATCCCCTTCGCGGCGTCCATGACCTCCCCGTCGATGCGGTCTGTCAGCAGGGTGATCACGCCGTCGCGGCCCTTGACGTTCCGCAGAAGCTCCTCGCGGGTGAGGGGGCGGTCCTCGGGGTTGATCTCCACGTTGCAGACCTCCCGCAGGAGGGTCAGGCCCTCCACGGGGATCAGGCGCGTGACGTAGACGTTGAACTTGGCCATGGGTTCCTCCTTCTGCGAGGCTGCGGCGGGCGGAGCCGCCGCGGTGAAGAGAAGTTGTGAAGCTTAGAAGTTGTGAAACGTGGAGTTGCTCATGAGGTATCCGAACGTCATGGCTTTCCCGAGCTTCTTCGCTTCGTAACTTCCTTACTTCGTGATTACCCGGCGTTGCCTTGCATGCCGTTTCTTTTCCACAGTGTTGTCGAGACGCTATTTTAGGGAGAGAATCTCCCTCTCGATGAACCGCCAGGTCTTCAGATAGTCGCCGCCCGCGATGAGCCTCGAGAAGGCCCTGTCGTCGATGCGGTCGAGCAGCGACCAGATGCGGTTCGTGATCCGGCTGTTGGCCTCGAAGGTCCCCCGGATGTCCCAGCGCGTGGGGGACGTGTCGGAGGTCAGGTAGTCCGCGTAGCCGATCCTCCTGAGCCAGTACAGGAACTCGACGTACTCCAGGAAATGCCTCGTGCCGCAGAAATAGTCCCAGTCCCAGCGGCCGTCGTTGTCGTTGATGTGCACGTAGAGCCGGTAGGGGCTCGACGCCACGAGGGCCGCGGCCTCGGCGGGCTGCTCCCCGCCGTAGAGGGCATGGCCGAAATCGAGGGTGACCCCCATGCTCTCGAGGCCGATGTCGTGCAGCAGGCACAGCGTCTTGGCCGCCGAGTCGATGAAGCACTTCCCGCGCGTCTCGCTCGGCTTGTACTCGACATAGAGGGGGATCTCCGGGCGGTGGGCGCCGCACTCGCCGAAGGCGTCGACCAGGTATCCCCACATCTTCCGGTAGTCGCACTGGAAGGCGAACTCGAAGCCGTCGCCCAGGGGGCAGCAGGTCACCTTGTCGGCGCCGATCGCCGCGGCGAAGTCCTTGGACTCCCGGATGAACCGGACCGCCTTGTCGCGCACCGCCTTCTTCGTCGAGGTGAGGCCGCCGTTGAGGAACTCCGGCTCGGCCTTGACGTTCACGTTCACCGCCGCGACCTTCAGCCGGTATTTCTTCAGCAGCGCACGCGTGGCGGCCGCGTCGCTCGCCTCGTAGGGGTAGACGATCTCGACGCCGTCGTAGCCCCTGATGGTGGAGAGGAGCGCGAATTTCTGCTCCAGGGTCTTCGGCTCGTTGTAGTGGTGAAACCGGTCTTTCGTCTGGCCGAGAAAGCCTGTGATGACCGCCATCTTGACCATCTCATGCCCTCCCCAGCAGGCGCCTTGCCGCCGCGGCGATGTGTCCCCTCGACAGCCCGTATTTTTCGAGGAGCTTTGCGTAGCTCCCGCTCTCGGCGAAGGTGTCTTCCAGGCCGAGGTTCTCGAAGGGCACCACCTTGCGCTTGAGGCAGAAGTTCGACAGCTCGTAGCCCAGGCCGTTTCGCTTCTGGTGGTTCTCGGCGACCACGAGGGCGCCCGTCTTGTCGAGGGACTTCACCAGGGTGTCCGCGTCGAAGGGCTTCACCGAGTACAGGTCGATCACCTCGGCGCGGATGCCCTCCTTGGCGAGGATGGCCGAGGCCCCGATCGCCTCGAAGACGATGTCGCCGTAGGTTGCGATCGTGACGTCCGATCCCTCGATGACCACGTGGCTTCCGCCCATCCGGAACACATCGCTTTCCTCGTAGAGGTCGAGGATCGGGTCGCGCATGAGCCGGACGAAGACGGGGCCGGGCGTCTGCATGGCGACATCGAAGAGCTTCTTCGCCGCCCACGTGTCGGCGGGCACGAGGACCTTCATGTTGGGCAGCGTCGTCATGTTGGCGATGTCTTCCGTGGCCTGGTGCGTCACCCCGTCGATGGCCGGGGTGAACCCGCCGTGCGAGGAGAGGAACTTGACGTCGAGGCCGGGGTAGCAGACGAAGGTCCGCACCGATTCCAGGGCCCGCATCGTGATGAACACGCCGTAGCTCGAGGCGACGACGGTGCGGCCGTCGGCGGCCATGCCCGCCGCGGCGCTCACCATGTTGCCCTCGGCGATGCCCATGTTGAAGTAGCGCCGCGGGTAGCGGTCGCCGAAGAGGTGGGAGAACGTCGAGTAGCCGATGTCGGCCTCGAAGACGACGAAGTCGCCGTCGATGGCGCCGTACTCGGCCATTCTCTCGGAGAAGGCCCGGCGGGTGGGCACGGCGGCCGGTGTCAGGGCGTCGGGTCTCATGAATCCTCCCCCCAGATCTCCCGCATGGCGCAGGCGAGCTCGTCGGCGTTCGGGCACTTGCCGTGCCACTCGAAGCGGTCCTCCATGTAGCTCACCCCCTTGCCCTTCACCGTGTTGGCGACGATGCAGGTGGGCCTGCCGCGGACCCTGCGGGCCCTTTCGACGGTCCGGAGAATCTGGGCCATGTCGTGGCCGTCGATTTCGAATGTCTTCCAGCCGAAGGCCTTGAACTTCGCCGCGATGTCGCCCATGGGCATGATCTCGTCGCAGCAGCCGTCCATCTGCAGGCGGTTGCGGTCGACGATGGCGATCAGGCGGTCCATCTTGTACTTCACGGCCGCCATGGCGGCCTCCCAGACGAGCCCCTCGTTGATTTCGCCGTCGCCCAGCAGCACGAAGACGTGGTAGTCCCCGTTGCGAAGCTGCCCCTCGAGGGCCATCCCGAGGCCGATGCTGAGCCCGTGCCCGAGGGACCCCGTGGTCATGTCGACGCCGGGGGTTTTCCGGATCGGGTGTCCCTGGAGGATGCTCTCGAACTGCCGCAGGGTGTCCAGGTGCTCGAGCCCGAAGTAGCCCCGCATGGCGAGGCAGGCGTAGAGGACGGGACAGGCGTGCCCCTTCGACAGGAGAAAACGGTCCCGGTCGGGCCATCGCGGGTTGCCCGGGTCGATCCGCAGGATGTCGAAGTAGAGGGCCGTCACGATGTCGGCGGCCGAGAGGGCCCCGCCGGGGTGACCGGACTTGGCCTTGTAGATCATGTCGAGGATGCGGGAGCGGACTTCCCGGGCCTTTTCGGCGAGAAAGGCCGCCCGCCCGTCGAGGGTGCGCTTCCGATGGTCCATGTCTGCCGTCACGGGTGATCTCCCGCCTTCGTCGTCGCCGCCCCGGAGGCCGCCCGCGCCGGCCGCCCGCCGAGGGCCCGTATCGCGGTTTCCTGCCGCATCTCCTTCAGGAGCTGCTGCCTCGAGCGGTTGAAATGCTGGCGCGCCAGCTTTTCCGCCTGCTCCGGGCGGCCCGACGCGATGGCCTCGATGAGGGCATGGTGCTCGGGCAGCGTCTCCCGCGGATGCCGGACGAGACCCTCCATGACGTCGATGCGGTAGCTCACGGTGATGATGTTGTAGTTCTCGAGGATGTCGTTGAGCAGGCCGAACCCCCCCAGCTCGATGAGAAACTGGTGAAAGCGCCGGTCTTCCTCGGCGTAGCGCTTGATGCCCTGCGGGCTGTCTGAGAGATCGGCGTCGCGGAAGAAGCCGCGGAGCTTTTCGGCCTGCGCCGGCGTGATGACATCGGCCGCGCGCCGGGCCGCGAGGCCCTCGAGGATTTCGCGCAGTTCGAAGGCCTCGAGGACTTCCTCCTTGGTGAAGCGGCGGACGAAAAAGCCCCTGCGCGGGACGGCCTGGACGAGTTTCTCCTGCTCGAGCTTCTTGAGGGCGCACATCAGGGGGGTGCGGCTCACGCCGAATTCGCGGGCGATCTTCTCCTGGAGGATCTTGTCCCCGGGCTTGAGCCGGCGGTCGACGATCATCGCCTTGAGCTCGCGGTATACCTTGAAGTCGAGGTTCTCGTGCCGCGTCCCCAGTTTTCTCATGGTCTCTCCCCCGTAACGCAAGCGGGTCTGAATTGAATATTGTATGCAAAACAGATAACATGTCCCCCATGCGTCTTGTCAAGGGAAAACTGTCCGGCCTGCCGCAGGGCGCGGAGGACGTTGGGAAGCGCGTTCGCCGCGTCACGCACGGGAATTTCGGGATGTCGGGACCGCGTGGAACGGGGTCCGGACGGTTCACTCGACCAGGATGATCTGGAGGTCCATCACGTTGGTGCCCGTCGGGCCCGTCTTGAAGAGGCCACCGGCCTGCTCGAAGAAGCGGTAGGAGTCGTTGTCGTCGAGGAAGGCCTGCGGGTCGAGGCCGAGCGAGCGGGCCCCCGGGACCGTCTGCCCGTCCACGACGGCGCCCGCGGCGTCCGTGGGGCCGTCGGTTCCGTCAGTGCCCGCCGAGAGGAACGTGATGCCCGGCGCCCCCTCGATGCAGAGGGCGAAGGCCAGGGCCATCTCCGTGTTGCGGCCCCCGAGACCCTTGCCCCGGACCGTCACCGTGGTCTCGCCCCCGGCAATGAGGCAGACCCTTCTGCGCCCCGAGGCGAGGCAGGACTGCGACTCCAGGACCTGCCGGTAGAGCCGCCGGGCGGCCTCGCGCGCCTCCCCCTGCAGCTCCGTGGTGAGAACGACCGTCTCGTACCCCAGCGCCAGGGCCTTCCGGCGGGCGGCCTCCGCGGCGATGCGGTTGCTGCCGATGATGATGTTCTCCACGCGGTCGAACAGGGGGTCACCCGGTTTCGGGGTGTCGGGAATCTTCCCCGCCGCGCCGTCCCGGAGGATGCGAAGGACTCGCTGCGGCATCTCGCCGGCCCGGTCGTAACGGGTCACGATGTCGAGCGCCTCGGCCCAGGTCGTCGTGTCGGGCGCCGTCGGGCCGGAGGCGATGAAATCGACGGGGTCGCCGATCACGTCGGAGAGGATGAGCGACACCACCCGGGCCGGCCGGGCCGCCTCGGCGAGCCTCCCGGCCTTGACGCGGGAGAGGTGCTTGCGCACCGTGTTGAGCGCCATGATGTCGGCGCCGCCCTGCAGGAGGATGCGGGTCACCGTCTGCTTGTCGTCGAGCGAGAGGCCCTGTGCCGGGGCGACGAAGAGGGCCGACCCTCCCCCCGAGATCAGGCAGACGACGAGGGTCTCGCGGCCGGCCCCGCGGACGAGATCGACGGCCTTCACGGTGCCTGCCACGCCTCGTTCGTCGGGCACGGGGTGTCCCGCCTCGATCACCTCGACGGCCCCCGCGGGAGGCCCGTCCCCGCAGTGGCCGTACTTGGTCACGACGACGCCCCGCCGGACGGTTTCCCCAAGCTCGTCGAGCAGGGCTCGGGTCATGGGGCAGGCGGCCTTGCCGAGGCCGACGACGACGATGTCCTTCAGACCCTCGTCGCGGCAGATCGTGCGGAGCCGTCCCGCATGCGCGGCGACGGCCGCTCCGGGGTCGACGGCGCGGAGGGCCTCCCGGAAAATATCGATGGCGTCCTGGTTCATGTCCGTTTTTCCTCC from Syntrophaceae bacterium includes these protein-coding regions:
- a CDS encoding tripartite tricarboxylate transporter permease encodes the protein MIGIERLDTFFAILVGMGTQPANLLLLFGATLLGIIFGALPGLTATLGIALLTTLTYGMGPAPAMVALLGIYVGGVYGGSYASILINIPGTPAAAATALEGYPLACKGEAGRAIGATTTASCIGTLIGMLFMVTMTPIVSAFALQFTSFEFFLLAFFGIIISGTLASPDLAIKGWISGFLGLFLACMGRDPLQAFPRFTFGFPQLESGLDVVAVIIGAFGIPQIIQVLGGTFRAGEARQMTRVMPSFGLMARNTGNIIRSALIGVGIGAVPGIGEDVAAWMAYGAAKNASKEPGKFGTGVYEGVIATETANNSCIGGAIIPLLSLGIPGSPPAAMLLGALMLHGVTPGPMLSIEHPNFILQVTAILFLASIAMWVIGIVLARQVVKVLRFPPQVFMPVVAVLCIIGSYGLGLNLFNLYVMLPVGIVAYFMTEMKYPIAPLVIGYILGPMADENLRRALMISHGSFLPMFTRPVCLILLTVILLTILSQMGLFRWLKGRLRAKNPGM
- a CDS encoding D-glycerate dehydrogenase, whose amino-acid sequence is MAKFNVYVTRLIPVEGLTLLREVCNVEINPEDRPLTREELLRNVKGRDGVITLLTDRIDGEVMDAAKGIKGFANYAVGFDNLDVKAATERKIPLSNTPGVLTLATAEMAWALLFAVARRLIESEKVMRSGTWPGWGPMQFIGGDVTGKTLGIVGAGRIGTAMALMSKGFAMRVLYTDEVANPVLEKELGAQKVPFEELLRESDFVSVHVPLMPSTRHLFNARTLAMMKPTAYLINTSRGAVINEAELVEALRRNVIAGAALDVYEFEPKMVPGLAELTNVVLAPHTASATRSSRSGMSVKAATNLLAMLRGERPPDCLNPEIYG
- a CDS encoding sugar phosphate isomerase/epimerase, with protein sequence MVKMAVITGFLGQTKDRFHHYNEPKTLEQKFALLSTIRGYDGVEIVYPYEASDAAATRALLKKYRLKVAAVNVNVKAEPEFLNGGLTSTKKAVRDKAVRFIRESKDFAAAIGADKVTCCPLGDGFEFAFQCDYRKMWGYLVDAFGECGAHRPEIPLYVEYKPSETRGKCFIDSAAKTLCLLHDIGLESMGVTLDFGHALYGGEQPAEAAALVASSPYRLYVHINDNDGRWDWDYFCGTRHFLEYVEFLYWLRRIGYADYLTSDTSPTRWDIRGTFEANSRITNRIWSLLDRIDDRAFSRLIAGGDYLKTWRFIEREILSLK
- a CDS encoding transketolase family protein, with amino-acid sequence MRPDALTPAAVPTRRAFSERMAEYGAIDGDFVVFEADIGYSTFSHLFGDRYPRRYFNMGIAEGNMVSAAAGMAADGRTVVASSYGVFITMRALESVRTFVCYPGLDVKFLSSHGGFTPAIDGVTHQATEDIANMTTLPNMKVLVPADTWAAKKLFDVAMQTPGPVFVRLMRDPILDLYEESDVFRMGGSHVVIEGSDVTIATYGDIVFEAIGASAILAKEGIRAEVIDLYSVKPFDADTLVKSLDKTGALVVAENHQKRNGLGYELSNFCLKRKVVPFENLGLEDTFAESGSYAKLLEKYGLSRGHIAAAARRLLGRA
- a CDS encoding transketolase, coding for MDHRKRTLDGRAAFLAEKAREVRSRILDMIYKAKSGHPGGALSAADIVTALYFDILRIDPGNPRWPDRDRFLLSKGHACPVLYACLAMRGYFGLEHLDTLRQFESILQGHPIRKTPGVDMTTGSLGHGLSIGLGMALEGQLRNGDYHVFVLLGDGEINEGLVWEAAMAAVKYKMDRLIAIVDRNRLQMDGCCDEIMPMGDIAAKFKAFGWKTFEIDGHDMAQILRTVERARRVRGRPTCIVANTVKGKGVSYMEDRFEWHGKCPNADELACAMREIWGEDS
- a CDS encoding GntR family transcriptional regulator; translation: MRKLGTRHENLDFKVYRELKAMIVDRRLKPGDKILQEKIAREFGVSRTPLMCALKKLEQEKLVQAVPRRGFFVRRFTKEEVLEAFELREILEGLAARRAADVITPAQAEKLRGFFRDADLSDSPQGIKRYAEEDRRFHQFLIELGGFGLLNDILENYNIITVSYRIDVMEGLVRHPRETLPEHHALIEAIASGRPEQAEKLARQHFNRSRQQLLKEMRQETAIRALGGRPARAASGAATTKAGDHP
- a CDS encoding glycerate kinase translates to MNQDAIDIFREALRAVDPGAAVAAHAGRLRTICRDEGLKDIVVVGLGKAACPMTRALLDELGETVRRGVVVTKYGHCGDGPPAGAVEVIEAGHPVPDERGVAGTVKAVDLVRGAGRETLVVCLISGGGSALFVAPAQGLSLDDKQTVTRILLQGGADIMALNTVRKHLSRVKAGRLAEAARPARVVSLILSDVIGDPVDFIASGPTAPDTTTWAEALDIVTRYDRAGEMPQRVLRILRDGAAGKIPDTPKPGDPLFDRVENIIIGSNRIAAEAARRKALALGYETVVLTTELQGEAREAARRLYRQVLESQSCLASGRRRVCLIAGGETTVTVRGKGLGGRNTEMALAFALCIEGAPGITFLSAGTDGTDGPTDAAGAVVDGQTVPGARSLGLDPQAFLDDNDSYRFFEQAGGLFKTGPTGTNVMDLQIILVE